The Haloarcula sp. DT43 genome includes a region encoding these proteins:
- a CDS encoding sulfatase-like hydrolase/transferase, with protein sequence MGRPNVLLVVLDCVRAANTSLLGHRRRTTPFLEEFGREATVYTQARTTASWSLPAHASLFTGVPSEGHELRITERLVPGQTVFDYLDGEGYETGVFSENPYLTVHPSGLSDSFETVVTERPDSTDVADPSETRNGVDGFWYADRLTEWVDERAEPWAACLNLMDAHMPYATRDAYDEWGTEFYWAMHDDLPIKWEWSVYGEQLPAGVGQLVEPLYDGAIRQADAVLEQVVSDLAERGVLEETLVVVTADHGDGFGEPPQADTEPPAVMHGMGTQEELFHVPLVVKGPGQTEGRRVTSLATLSRFPDAVLAAFDGDGSDPGWFEAPDGRTTAYQAPPTGQTAEYAEQYTDDPDRFRQAASLVYQDGPGDTVYKRAAWGEDEYAAVVRGRRSEPADDTPIDRPPSAVVADSAERSESIDIDALADGDDEMAEYDIDGFDDVDLEARLERLGYL encoded by the coding sequence ATGGGTCGGCCGAACGTGTTACTCGTCGTTCTCGACTGCGTCCGCGCGGCGAACACCTCGCTGTTGGGGCACCGGCGCAGGACAACGCCCTTCCTCGAAGAATTCGGGCGCGAGGCGACGGTGTACACGCAGGCCCGAACGACCGCGAGCTGGTCGCTGCCGGCCCACGCGAGCCTGTTCACCGGCGTCCCCTCCGAGGGCCACGAACTCCGAATCACCGAGCGACTGGTGCCCGGCCAGACCGTCTTCGATTACCTCGACGGCGAGGGCTACGAGACCGGCGTGTTCTCCGAGAACCCGTATCTCACGGTGCATCCGTCCGGACTCAGTGACAGCTTCGAGACTGTCGTTACAGAACGGCCGGACTCGACGGACGTCGCGGACCCGTCCGAGACGCGCAACGGCGTCGACGGGTTCTGGTACGCCGACAGACTGACCGAGTGGGTCGACGAGCGAGCGGAGCCGTGGGCCGCGTGCCTGAACCTGATGGACGCCCACATGCCCTACGCGACGCGGGACGCCTACGACGAGTGGGGGACGGAGTTCTACTGGGCCATGCACGACGACCTCCCGATAAAGTGGGAGTGGAGCGTCTACGGGGAACAACTCCCGGCTGGCGTCGGGCAGTTGGTCGAACCGCTGTACGACGGGGCGATTCGACAGGCCGACGCCGTGCTGGAGCAGGTCGTCAGCGACCTGGCCGAGCGGGGCGTGCTGGAGGAGACGCTCGTGGTCGTCACCGCCGACCACGGGGACGGCTTCGGGGAGCCGCCACAGGCCGACACCGAACCGCCAGCGGTCATGCACGGGATGGGCACACAGGAGGAGCTGTTCCACGTTCCGCTGGTCGTCAAGGGACCCGGACAGACCGAGGGGCGTCGGGTCACGTCCCTGGCGACGCTGTCTCGGTTCCCCGACGCCGTCCTGGCGGCGTTCGACGGGGACGGGAGCGACCCCGGGTGGTTCGAAGCCCCCGACGGCCGGACGACGGCCTACCAGGCACCGCCGACCGGCCAGACCGCGGAGTATGCCGAGCAGTACACCGACGACCCCGACCGGTTCCGGCAGGCTGCGTCGCTCGTGTATCAGGACGGGCCCGGCGACACCGTGTACAAGCGCGCGGCCTGGGGCGAGGACGAGTACGCGGCTGTCGTCCGGGGCCGCCGATCCGAGCCCGCCGACGACACACCCATCGACCGCCCGCCGTCGGCGGTCGTCGCCGACTCGGCGGAGCGCAGCGAGTCGATCGACATCGACGCGCTCGCCGACGGGGACGACGAGATGGCGGAGTACGACATCGACGGCTTCGACGACGTGGACCTCGAAGCCCGGCTCGAACGACTGGGCTATCTCTGA
- a CDS encoding AbrB/MazE/SpoVT family DNA-binding domain-containing protein — MKRKVQQLGSSTLAVTVPVDWARQHDISKGDEVIVQRDENGGSLLVVPEQPTIEDVEATIDADALTPDALERAIITQYVLGRQLIRVEATAPLGLEHRNAVMDAERRLMGLGIVEQAETTVTVRCSVAPEDFDLPTLLGRLSRTEAVIRGDAISALIEGDTTLVETVESRQEQVEKLFYLFLRLVFTIYRNPRLNQAVGLETGFPLIGYRSVAQDVVLMADTAIEIAGLATDSATPDPTTATKLTELGDALDDAASATRSAVTTPDYDATEDARAAFDLVDDRIDDLNSHLEAERPEPLLALQRAVVLLERSARHARDSLSVATHLAFRNDPSLVTGE, encoded by the coding sequence ATGAAGCGGAAGGTCCAGCAGCTGGGTTCCTCCACGCTGGCGGTGACGGTGCCCGTCGACTGGGCGCGCCAGCACGACATCTCGAAGGGTGACGAGGTCATCGTCCAGCGCGACGAGAACGGCGGGTCGCTGCTCGTCGTTCCCGAACAGCCCACCATCGAGGACGTTGAGGCGACCATCGACGCCGACGCGCTAACCCCCGACGCCTTAGAGCGGGCCATCATCACGCAGTACGTGCTGGGCCGACAGCTCATCCGGGTGGAGGCGACGGCGCCGCTGGGGCTGGAACACCGCAACGCCGTGATGGACGCCGAGCGCCGACTGATGGGACTCGGCATCGTCGAACAGGCGGAAACGACGGTGACGGTGCGGTGTTCGGTCGCCCCGGAGGACTTCGACCTCCCGACGCTGCTCGGCCGGCTCAGCCGCACCGAGGCGGTGATACGCGGGGACGCGATTTCCGCGCTCATCGAGGGCGACACGACTCTCGTCGAGACCGTCGAGAGCCGCCAGGAACAGGTCGAGAAGCTCTTTTACCTGTTCCTTCGCCTGGTGTTTACCATCTACCGGAACCCGCGGCTGAACCAGGCCGTCGGCCTGGAGACGGGCTTTCCCCTCATCGGCTACCGCTCCGTCGCACAGGACGTGGTGCTGATGGCCGACACGGCCATCGAAATCGCGGGCCTGGCGACCGATTCGGCGACGCCCGACCCGACGACCGCCACGAAGCTCACTGAACTCGGGGACGCGCTCGACGACGCGGCCAGCGCGACCCGGTCGGCGGTGACGACGCCCGACTACGACGCGACCGAGGACGCCCGCGCGGCGTTCGACCTCGTCGACGACCGCATCGACGACCTGAACAGCCATCTCGAAGCCGAGCGACCCGAACCGCTGCTCGCGCTCCAGCGCGCCGTCGTCCTGCTGGAGCGAAGCGCCAGACACGCCCGCGACAGCCTCTCTGTGGCGACCCACTTGGCCTTCCGGAACGACCCGTCGCTTGTCACCGGGGAGTAA
- a CDS encoding ribbon-helix-helix domain-containing protein, translating into MVKSTVRFPETVMDCVEEMVAEGVFSNKSEFQRFAVEYVLSEIDDYEPEMVDFDELQRDVFQQPATDRTEMSPEINENFYENAARVRQFAIRGEIETAEEYIDTAYPVTDPRCLLLDDLLEPYRQRAADDDE; encoded by the coding sequence GTGGTCAAGTCAACGGTCCGGTTCCCCGAAACGGTGATGGACTGCGTCGAGGAGATGGTAGCGGAGGGGGTCTTCTCGAACAAGTCCGAGTTCCAGCGGTTCGCCGTCGAGTACGTCCTCTCGGAGATTGACGACTACGAACCCGAGATGGTCGACTTCGACGAACTCCAGCGGGACGTCTTCCAGCAGCCGGCCACCGACCGGACCGAGATGTCGCCCGAAATCAACGAGAACTTCTACGAGAACGCGGCCCGCGTCCGCCAGTTCGCCATCCGCGGCGAAATCGAGACCGCGGAGGAGTACATCGACACCGCGTACCCGGTCACGGACCCCCGGTGTCTGCTCCTCGACGACCTGCTGGAGCCGTATCGACAGCGTGCGGCCGACGACGACGAGTAG
- a CDS encoding agmatinase family protein — MTDRNGDDIYGDKHKEANEPIFSGIPTFLKLPEVERDALDEEDVDIGILGAPLDTATTIRPGTRYGPRAVRAASTVPSPPYEHFNIETGVDPFDTFSVADTGDAAVSPGDTRQSQLNIEDAVYEISEQATPIVIGGDHSISYPDIKGWAEANDYDDIGLIHFDCHADTGDEGLTGFKYDHGAWVKRVFDDDLMAGENYTLIGPRGFWPGPDTYEEMREAGMKWYTSMEVGGMDLDDIVADAVQRATDGTDAVWVSFDVDVMEPAYAPGTGEPEPGGLIPREAIYMVREVVKALDPEDFGFDVVEVSPAYDTSDSSSYNGGVTSGLANRLIIEVMGSMALAEQGLESGDPIKPKEPLGPTEEAETPADD, encoded by the coding sequence ATGACCGACCGAAACGGCGACGACATCTACGGCGACAAGCACAAGGAAGCGAACGAACCCATCTTCAGCGGCATCCCGACGTTCCTCAAGCTCCCCGAGGTCGAGCGCGATGCCCTCGACGAGGAGGACGTCGACATCGGCATCCTGGGTGCGCCTCTGGACACGGCGACGACCATCCGTCCGGGCACCCGGTACGGCCCGCGCGCCGTTCGGGCCGCCTCGACAGTGCCCTCGCCCCCCTACGAGCACTTCAACATCGAGACCGGCGTCGACCCCTTCGACACGTTCAGCGTCGCCGACACCGGCGACGCGGCCGTCTCCCCCGGTGACACCCGCCAGAGCCAGCTGAACATCGAGGACGCCGTCTACGAAATCAGCGAGCAGGCCACCCCCATCGTCATCGGCGGCGACCACTCCATCTCCTACCCCGACATCAAGGGCTGGGCCGAGGCGAACGACTACGACGACATCGGCCTCATCCACTTCGACTGCCACGCCGACACGGGCGACGAAGGGCTGACCGGCTTCAAGTACGACCACGGCGCGTGGGTCAAGCGCGTCTTCGACGACGACCTGATGGCCGGCGAGAACTACACCCTCATCGGTCCGCGTGGCTTCTGGCCCGGCCCGGACACCTACGAGGAGATGCGCGAAGCCGGCATGAAGTGGTACACCTCGATGGAAGTCGGCGGGATGGACCTCGACGACATCGTCGCTGACGCGGTCCAGCGCGCCACCGACGGCACCGACGCCGTGTGGGTCTCCTTCGACGTGGACGTGATGGAGCCGGCCTACGCCCCCGGCACCGGCGAACCAGAACCCGGCGGCCTCATCCCGCGGGAGGCCATCTACATGGTCCGCGAGGTCGTGAAGGCGCTCGACCCCGAGGACTTCGGCTTCGACGTGGTCGAGGTCTCACCGGCCTACGACACCAGCGACAGCAGTTCCTACAACGGCGGCGTCACCAGCGGGCTGGCCAACCGCCTCATCATCGAGGTCATGGGGAGCATGGCCCTCGCCGAGCAGGGGCTCGAATCCGGCGACCCGATAAAGCCCAAGGAGCCGCTCGGCCCCACCGAAGAGGCCGAGACGCCGGCCGACGACTGA
- a CDS encoding PQQ-dependent sugar dehydrogenase, producing MDRRTFLAASGLAVAGTLTGCSAPEEDQPAGGSAATDAVTDGSGTGLAVETVAEGLESPWSVTPLPAAGRLLVTERVGRVVLVDPSDGTVTRVSGAPSVYARGQGGMLDAALHPDFPDPAWVYLTYSKENDSGESATHLGRGRLDADGAQFTAFEQLHVAEPFVDSDGHFGSRVVFGPDGLVYVTVGDRQFKDFGPDHVAQDRTNELGTTLRLTPSGGIPDSNPFTDDPDAVDSIFSYGHRNAQGMTVHPDTGAIWQAEFGEQDGDEINVVERGGNYGWPVADEGCTYGSGEPIGVSHAERDDVVAPVYSWDCGSGGFPPSGTTFYTGDAFTEWTGDLLVGGLASQYLARFTVDGRTVKEAQPLLADRGWRIRDVAVEPSGHVLVAVDSPNAPIVRLRPA from the coding sequence ATGGACAGACGAACGTTTCTCGCGGCGAGCGGGCTGGCGGTCGCCGGCACACTCACGGGCTGTAGCGCTCCCGAGGAAGACCAGCCAGCGGGCGGCTCGGCGGCAACAGACGCTGTGACCGACGGTTCCGGCACAGGATTGGCCGTCGAGACCGTCGCGGAGGGGCTCGAATCTCCCTGGAGCGTCACGCCGCTGCCGGCGGCCGGCCGACTGCTGGTGACGGAGCGCGTCGGCCGCGTGGTCCTGGTCGACCCGTCCGACGGGACCGTCACGCGCGTCAGCGGCGCACCGTCGGTGTACGCCAGGGGTCAGGGCGGGATGCTCGACGCGGCGCTTCACCCCGACTTCCCGGACCCGGCGTGGGTGTACCTGACGTACTCGAAGGAAAACGACAGCGGCGAGTCGGCCACGCACCTGGGCCGTGGCCGCCTGGACGCCGACGGCGCACAGTTCACGGCGTTCGAGCAGTTGCACGTCGCGGAGCCGTTCGTCGACTCCGACGGCCACTTCGGGTCCCGCGTCGTGTTCGGCCCTGACGGGCTGGTGTACGTGACTGTCGGCGACAGGCAGTTCAAGGACTTCGGGCCGGACCACGTGGCCCAGGACCGGACGAACGAACTCGGGACCACGCTTCGACTGACGCCCTCAGGCGGGATTCCCGACTCGAACCCGTTCACGGACGACCCCGACGCGGTGGATTCGATATTCAGCTACGGACACCGCAACGCGCAGGGAATGACCGTTCATCCCGACACCGGCGCTATCTGGCAGGCCGAGTTCGGCGAGCAGGACGGCGACGAAATCAACGTCGTCGAGCGGGGCGGCAACTACGGCTGGCCGGTCGCCGATGAGGGCTGTACATACGGCAGCGGCGAGCCTATCGGCGTCAGCCACGCGGAGCGCGACGACGTGGTCGCGCCGGTCTACTCGTGGGACTGCGGGTCCGGGGGGTTCCCGCCCAGCGGCACGACCTTCTACACCGGCGACGCCTTCACGGAGTGGACCGGCGACCTGCTCGTCGGCGGACTGGCCTCGCAGTACCTCGCCCGGTTCACCGTCGACGGGCGCACGGTCAAGGAAGCGCAGCCGCTCCTCGCCGACAGGGGATGGCGAATCCGCGACGTCGCGGTCGAACCCAGTGGGCACGTGCTCGTCGCCGTCGACTCGCCAAACGCACCCATCGTTCGCCTCCGCCCGGCCTGA
- a CDS encoding TCP-1/cpn60 chaperonin family protein: MLGDDTDDEGNEEQGGTGDAAGALADAVRTTLGPNGMDKMVIGESGTVVVTNDGSKIVEWMDIDHPVGRLVERTAAAQDEAVGDGVTTAVVLVGALLDAAASLRADGLHPTTIVDGYVGAAEAALDRVERYERALDGNDDRLGQIAKTAVTGRWDDASTDRFADLTLGALRAVGFDTSKLTLRSYPGGELRESARLDGVVVDLDSSSTALEALNPRADTHDEPAIAMVDGEIGIGEPDSVESVAFRDATQRRAFQDYERERRADLVEGVVQSGAAVLFCQKSIDESVRTALAQRGVLPVERTRRDEFDVIARATGATPVTAVDELTPEETGTVEAVSQRTVGTTRTLVLRGCPEERRVSLVLRGGTPHVAEEVRRIVADCIDVTRLALEDGAFVPGGGAVPTALAMDVADVARGVPDRTQLVFDGFGTALEAVPCTLAANAGADPLETLTTLKQRHDSGTATVGVGPDGRPHDMVAAGILEPASVFESALRRAVAVATQLLRVDDVVRTDTDDRAGEADHGHAATGGYPWAVGH, from the coding sequence ATGCTGGGAGATGACACAGACGACGAGGGCAACGAGGAGCAGGGGGGCACCGGGGACGCCGCCGGCGCACTCGCCGACGCCGTCCGGACGACGCTAGGGCCGAACGGCATGGACAAGATGGTCATCGGCGAGAGTGGGACCGTCGTCGTCACGAACGACGGGTCGAAAATCGTCGAGTGGATGGACATCGACCACCCGGTCGGCCGGCTGGTCGAACGGACCGCGGCCGCGCAGGACGAGGCTGTCGGTGACGGGGTGACGACGGCCGTCGTGCTCGTCGGTGCACTCCTCGACGCGGCCGCGTCTCTCCGCGCGGACGGGCTGCACCCGACGACAATCGTCGATGGATACGTCGGGGCCGCCGAAGCCGCCCTCGACCGGGTCGAGCGGTACGAACGTGCCCTCGATGGCAACGACGACCGCCTCGGACAGATTGCGAAGACCGCCGTCACGGGGCGGTGGGACGACGCGTCGACCGACCGGTTCGCCGACCTGACGCTCGGGGCGTTGCGGGCCGTCGGGTTCGACACGTCGAAGCTCACGCTCCGGTCCTACCCCGGCGGCGAACTCCGCGAGTCGGCGCGTCTCGACGGCGTCGTTGTCGATCTCGACAGTTCCTCGACCGCTCTCGAAGCGCTGAATCCGCGCGCCGACACCCACGACGAGCCGGCCATTGCGATGGTCGACGGCGAAATCGGCATCGGGGAGCCGGACAGCGTCGAGTCGGTGGCGTTCCGGGACGCCACACAGCGGCGCGCGTTCCAGGACTACGAACGGGAGCGCAGAGCGGACCTCGTCGAGGGGGTCGTGCAGTCGGGCGCGGCCGTGCTGTTCTGCCAGAAATCCATCGACGAGTCCGTGCGAACCGCGCTCGCACAGCGCGGCGTGCTCCCCGTCGAGCGGACCCGGCGTGACGAGTTCGACGTCATCGCCCGGGCGACCGGGGCTACGCCGGTCACGGCCGTCGACGAACTCACTCCGGAGGAGACAGGCACCGTCGAGGCAGTCAGCCAGCGCACCGTCGGGACCACACGGACGCTCGTGTTGCGGGGCTGTCCCGAGGAGCGGCGGGTCTCGCTGGTCCTCCGCGGCGGCACGCCACACGTCGCAGAGGAGGTCCGCCGCATCGTCGCCGACTGCATCGACGTTACCCGCCTCGCGCTCGAGGACGGCGCGTTCGTGCCGGGCGGTGGTGCGGTCCCGACCGCGCTGGCGATGGACGTCGCCGACGTTGCCCGCGGGGTCCCGGACCGGACACAGCTCGTCTTCGACGGGTTCGGGACTGCGCTCGAAGCGGTGCCATGCACACTGGCCGCGAACGCCGGGGCGGACCCGCTGGAGACGCTGACGACGCTGAAACAGCGCCACGACAGCGGGACGGCGACGGTCGGCGTCGGACCCGACGGCCGCCCCCACGATATGGTTGCGGCGGGTATCCTGGAACCGGCCTCGGTGTTCGAGAGCGCGCTGCGGCGAGCGGTCGCCGTCGCCACACAGCTACTTCGGGTCGACGACGTGGTCCGGACGGACACCGACGACCGTGCCGGGGAGGCCGACCACGGCCACGCTGCGACCGGCGGCTACCCGTGGGCTGTGGGACACTGA
- a CDS encoding NAD(P)/FAD-dependent oxidoreductase — MYTDERFDYDVAVVGGGPAGLTSALYTTRLGMDTIVVNRGGGRAAMMTDTHNVIGVTEDVSGNEFLETAREQVQDYGGTYERGFVESVTPLEDADGFTVTTGDGELAVKQVVLATGFADERPDPPLPRTGKGLHWCLHCDAFMFVGEPVFVMGTGEAAAHVAMIMLNYTDDVDILTRGETPEWSDETQTMLENHPVDIVDTELSGKRTDDDGWLSAYEFEDGSVREYKGGFPMLGSDYHAELADELGLERNDDGTVAVDDHGETSQSGVYAVGDLTPGHNQIPVAMGEGADAGIAIHKDLRKFPRSADEIASEGAVSDDEVPAVSEDLFTTALLHEGHAAGPRSADAPEARADDD; from the coding sequence ATGTACACTGACGAGCGGTTCGATTACGACGTGGCCGTCGTCGGCGGCGGCCCTGCCGGGCTGACGAGCGCGCTGTACACCACTCGACTCGGGATGGACACCATCGTGGTCAACCGCGGCGGCGGCCGCGCCGCGATGATGACCGACACGCACAACGTCATCGGCGTCACGGAGGACGTGTCCGGTAACGAGTTCCTGGAGACGGCCCGCGAGCAGGTCCAGGACTACGGCGGGACCTACGAGCGGGGCTTCGTCGAGTCCGTGACCCCGCTCGAAGACGCGGACGGGTTCACCGTGACGACCGGTGACGGCGAGCTAGCTGTCAAGCAGGTCGTCCTGGCGACCGGGTTCGCCGACGAGCGCCCGGACCCGCCGCTACCACGGACCGGTAAGGGCCTGCACTGGTGTCTCCACTGTGACGCCTTCATGTTCGTCGGCGAACCGGTCTTCGTCATGGGGACCGGCGAGGCCGCGGCCCACGTCGCGATGATTATGCTGAACTACACCGACGACGTGGACATCCTGACCCGCGGCGAGACGCCGGAGTGGAGCGACGAGACCCAGACGATGCTGGAGAACCACCCGGTCGACATCGTCGACACGGAGCTGTCGGGCAAGCGGACCGACGACGACGGGTGGCTGTCGGCCTACGAGTTCGAGGACGGGAGCGTCCGGGAGTACAAGGGCGGGTTCCCGATGCTCGGCTCGGACTACCACGCGGAACTGGCCGACGAACTCGGCCTCGAGCGGAACGACGACGGGACGGTCGCCGTCGACGACCACGGCGAGACCAGCCAGTCCGGCGTCTACGCCGTGGGTGACCTCACCCCCGGCCACAACCAGATTCCGGTCGCCATGGGAGAGGGCGCGGACGCGGGCATCGCAATCCACAAGGACCTCCGGAAGTTCCCCCGCTCGGCCGACGAGATTGCGTCGGAGGGCGCGGTTTCGGACGACGAGGTGCCCGCTGTCTCCGAGGACCTGTTCACGACGGCACTGTTACACGAGGGTCACGCCGCCGGGCCGCGGTCGGCGGACGCGCCGGAGGCCCGCGCCGACGACGACTGA
- a CDS encoding ribonuclease HI family protein, which translates to MDPHDRPGDERLPSETLSPLAARVDELLALYRYELTPAIDAIDAAVPGYGGLFDPETTADEIRAAVDGLLEAGPPQSQRTPGTSGASQVVLYVDGSAHSNGPAGAGAVIQADETAIARLGRPVGSRTNNNVAEYAALHLGLQALTTRCDPASVEVRIDSMTVIDHIWGHKENTVRATPYSTAITSFLSNLPAHDWTHLADSDPNPADAQATVGADIAALGPG; encoded by the coding sequence ATGGACCCTCATGACCGACCGGGGGACGAGCGCCTGCCGTCGGAGACGCTCTCGCCGCTTGCGGCGCGGGTCGACGAACTGCTGGCGCTGTACCGGTACGAACTCACGCCGGCAATCGACGCGATAGACGCCGCCGTGCCCGGGTACGGCGGGCTGTTCGACCCCGAGACGACCGCCGACGAGATACGGGCGGCGGTCGACGGGCTTCTCGAAGCCGGCCCGCCACAGTCACAGCGGACTCCCGGTACGTCCGGGGCGTCACAGGTCGTCCTCTACGTGGACGGTAGCGCCCACAGCAACGGCCCGGCGGGAGCCGGTGCCGTGATTCAGGCCGACGAGACGGCGATTGCCCGGCTCGGGCGGCCAGTCGGCTCCCGGACGAACAACAACGTCGCCGAGTACGCCGCGCTCCACCTCGGCCTGCAGGCGCTGACCACGCGGTGTGACCCCGCGTCGGTCGAGGTCCGCATCGACTCGATGACCGTCATCGACCACATCTGGGGGCACAAGGAGAACACCGTGCGAGCGACCCCCTACAGCACGGCGATTACTTCCTTCCTATCGAATCTGCCCGCTCACGACTGGACACACCTGGCCGACAGCGACCCGAACCCGGCGGACGCGCAGGCGACGGTTGGAGCCGATATCGCGGCCCTCGGCCCGGGGTGA
- a CDS encoding sodium:solute symporter family protein: MSVILYGLAATIVTMMTIGFYVAKKVNGDSINYIVAGRGLILPLAAATLMAQSLDSNATLGNTDLAAGFGFWAGAALPVGLATCLFLTGLFFAKPMNRLNLTTLPDFYRRKYGRTAEIVASLIMSVAYAFLLAGNLVAGGYLFQIFVGTSFQLGVFIIAGLVLAYTVAGGLFSVAYTDVIQAGVAFVGSIALIVYVTTNYGITIPAGMGPTNLGQLTDPSQGAYINLATIVALGLGDIVAIDFMERVFAADSPETAQKACFIGAAGTLVIGVPFSVVALSANPILSSLGVEAGNQAVLYTLLQNAVPPWLAALVLAGIVAASFSTSDGAILGTSAVIARNIGNIRVDEESAASPATATDGGVDEGFFGSESDKLLTVTRLMSVPITLLGVFLAIRVSATGMLLVLAFDIMLAGAFVPLVMGLYWSDIATTPAALGSMLAGSGTRLVLFVLVPTTYAYENTLLYIPNDIFTSAFDGLPTFIAAAVGLVAFLVIAYVTKDDYPIYSVEKQNNPNIVAGGEED, encoded by the coding sequence GTGAGCGTCATCCTCTACGGGCTCGCGGCCACCATCGTGACGATGATGACCATCGGGTTCTACGTAGCCAAGAAGGTCAACGGGGACAGCATCAACTACATCGTCGCCGGTCGGGGGCTCATCCTCCCGCTGGCCGCGGCGACGCTGATGGCGCAGTCGCTGGACTCGAACGCGACGCTCGGGAACACCGACCTCGCGGCCGGCTTCGGCTTCTGGGCCGGCGCGGCCCTGCCCGTCGGCCTGGCGACCTGCCTGTTCCTCACCGGCCTGTTCTTCGCCAAGCCGATGAACCGACTCAACCTCACGACGCTGCCGGACTTCTACCGCCGGAAGTACGGTCGCACCGCCGAAATCGTCGCGAGCCTCATCATGTCCGTCGCCTACGCGTTCCTGCTCGCGGGGAACCTCGTCGCCGGCGGGTACCTCTTCCAGATTTTCGTCGGCACGAGCTTCCAGCTGGGGGTGTTCATCATCGCCGGGCTCGTGCTCGCGTACACCGTGGCCGGCGGGCTGTTCTCGGTCGCTTACACCGACGTGATACAGGCGGGCGTGGCCTTCGTCGGCTCTATCGCGCTCATCGTCTACGTCACGACCAACTACGGCATCACGATTCCCGCCGGCATGGGGCCGACGAACCTCGGGCAACTCACCGACCCGAGCCAGGGGGCGTACATCAACCTCGCGACCATCGTCGCCCTGGGTCTCGGTGACATCGTCGCCATCGACTTCATGGAGCGGGTGTTCGCGGCCGACAGCCCCGAAACCGCACAGAAGGCCTGTTTCATCGGGGCCGCCGGCACGCTCGTCATCGGCGTTCCGTTCTCCGTCGTCGCGCTGTCGGCGAACCCGATTCTCTCCTCGCTCGGCGTCGAGGCCGGGAACCAGGCCGTGCTGTACACGCTCCTCCAGAACGCCGTGCCGCCGTGGCTGGCCGCGCTCGTCCTCGCCGGCATCGTCGCCGCCTCGTTCTCGACGAGCGACGGTGCGATACTGGGCACGTCGGCGGTCATCGCCCGTAACATCGGGAACATCCGCGTCGACGAAGAGAGCGCCGCCAGCCCGGCGACGGCCACGGACGGCGGCGTCGACGAGGGCTTTTTCGGCTCGGAGAGCGACAAACTACTCACCGTCACGCGCCTGATGTCGGTCCCGATTACGCTGCTGGGCGTGTTCCTGGCGATACGGGTGTCCGCGACCGGGATGTTGCTCGTGCTTGCCTTCGACATCATGCTCGCCGGCGCGTTCGTCCCGCTGGTGATGGGGCTGTACTGGTCCGACATCGCCACTACGCCGGCGGCGCTGGGCTCGATGCTGGCCGGCTCCGGGACCCGGCTCGTGCTGTTCGTCCTGGTCCCGACGACCTACGCCTACGAGAACACGCTCCTGTACATCCCCAACGACATCTTCACGTCGGCCTTCGACGGCCTGCCGACGTTCATCGCCGCCGCGGTGGGGCTCGTGGCGTTCCTCGTCATCGCCTACGTCACCAAGGACGACTACCCGATATACAGCGTCGAGAAGCAGAACAACCCCAACATCGTGGCCGGCGGCGAGGAAGACTGA
- a CDS encoding Mov34/MPN/PAD-1 family protein codes for MVPPLTRNTVRLSHRTRALTVPDDVRDAMAAHIAASHPHEAGGYLACARRDDRLYATDHVPLDNVSPRPRRRFVATAADAVPPEPRVFYHSHTSASTPSGLTGTDRRNIRDRFALVVFAPHGEPYSYRLFRLGMFNWQEVPVTACESAEEATRLPRLV; via the coding sequence ATGGTTCCACCACTTACGCGGAATACTGTGCGTCTCAGTCACCGGACCCGAGCGCTCACAGTGCCCGACGACGTTCGGGACGCGATGGCGGCACACATCGCGGCGAGTCACCCTCACGAGGCCGGCGGGTACCTCGCGTGTGCGCGACGGGACGACCGGTTGTACGCGACCGACCACGTCCCGCTCGACAACGTCTCGCCGCGGCCGCGCCGCCGGTTCGTCGCTACGGCCGCCGACGCCGTTCCGCCGGAGCCGCGGGTGTTCTATCACTCACACACGTCGGCGTCGACGCCCTCGGGACTGACGGGCACCGACCGGCGAAACATCCGCGACCGCTTCGCGCTCGTCGTGTTTGCCCCCCACGGGGAGCCATACAGTTACCGCCTGTTCCGCCTGGGGATGTTCAACTGGCAAGAGGTCCCCGTGACGGCGTGCGAGTCCGCCGAAGAAGCGACCAGACTGCCACGGCTGGTCTGA